One segment of Podarcis muralis chromosome 17, rPodMur119.hap1.1, whole genome shotgun sequence DNA contains the following:
- the DCAF15 gene encoding DDB1- and CUL4-associated factor 15 isoform X1, producing MVRQVRLFQDEEIYSDLYLTVCEWPSDSSKVIVFGFNTRSANGLLMNMMMSDENHRDIYISTVAMPPLVHCPSCRDMAIAHPGDPNAKCLQHGFMLHTKYQVVYPFPTFQPAFQLKKDQVVLLNTSYSLVACAVSVHTSDDSNFCQILYDRSRQPWSPVEVSHTALISQCPVGLEEGLERDNCYCQGGAALQQPLAVPPQDTGNHVSPAVAMAKEFVADIFRRAKEAKGTAPMEEEAGSGLQCLLDSDGALGQGSSASWDLGKRLGSCLHGSGTCSSTSPGTDSISDVDGSPKDSPTASAELENQPTEPGYVNYTKLRYVMEPSDSSETEVEYEDDKISLPFVVTDLQGRNLKLLKEKAVCQGQYLTVEQLTLDFEYVINEVIRNDASWSKQFCSFSDYDIVILEVCPETNQVIINIGLLLLAFPSPDEEGQLRPKTYHTSLKVAWDLNTGIFVTVSVGDLTEVKGQTSGSVWSSYRKSCVDMVMKWLVPESSGRYVNRMTNEALHKGCSLKFLADNERYTWIVL from the exons GTACGTCAGGTTCGATTGTTCCAAGATGAAGAAATCTACAGTGACCTCTACTTGACTGTATGTGAATGGCCCAGTGATTCCTCCAAGGTCATCGTTTTTGGTTTCAA TACCCGTTCAGCCAATGGCCTGCTCATGAACATGATGATGAGTGATGAAAACCATCGGGATATCTACATTAGTACAGTTGCTATGCCTCCTCTTGTGCACTGTCCCAGCTGCAGGGACATGGCCATTGCACATCCAG GTGATCCAAACGCCAAATGTTTGCAGCATGGGTTCATGCTGCACACCAAGTACCAGGTGGTGTACCCTTTCCCCACATTCCAGCCAGCATTCCAGCTTAAGAAGGACCAAGTGGTGCTGCTTAATACCAGCTATTCTCTGGTAGCTTGTGCTGTTTCTGTGCACACATCAG ATGACAGCAACTTTTGCCAAATCCTTTATGATAGGAGTCGTCAGCCCTGGTCTCCTGTTGAAGTCAGCCACACAGCTCTCATCTCACAGTGCCCTGTAGGCTTGGAAGAAGGGCTAGAAAGAGATAACTGTTACTGTCAGGGTGGAGCTGCACTGCAGCAGCCCCTCGCTGTGCCTCCGCAGGACACAGGAAACCATGTCTCCCCTGCTGTAGCTATGGCAAAGGAGTTTGTTGCGGACATCTTCCGGAGGGCCAAGGAAGCTAAAGGCACTGCCCCGATGGAAGAGGAGGCAGGCAGTGGGCTTCAGTGCCTTCTTGACTCTGATGGGGCCCTTGGCCAGGGCAGCTCAGCCTCTTGGGATCTAGGGAAGAGATTGGGGTCTTGCTTGCATGGCAGTGGCACTTGTAGCTCCACATCTCCTGGAACAGACAGCATCTCTGATGTGGATGGGTCTCCCAAAGATTCACCCACTGCCAGTGCTGAACTGGAAAACCAGCCAACAGAGCCAGGCTACGTGAACTATACTAAACTGCGTTATGTTATGGAGCCCAGTGATTCTTCTGAGACAGAAGTTG AATATGAGGATGATAAGATCTCCTTGCCATTTGTTGTGACAGACCTACAAGGAAGAAATTTGAAGCTGCTGAAGGAGAAGGCTGTCTGTCAG GGCCAATACTTAACAGTGGAGCAACTGACTTTAGATTTTGAGTATGTCATTAACGAGGTGATCCGGAACGATGCCTCAtggtccaagcagttttgctcCTTCAGTGACTACGACATCGTTATTTTGGAG GTGTGTCCAGAAACCAACCAAGTTATTATCAATATCGGACTCCTGCTCctagcctttccttctcctgatGAAGAGGGGCAGCTCAG GCCAAAGACGTATCACACTAGTCTCAAAGTTGCATGGGATCTGAACACTGGCATCTTTGTCACAGTCAGTGTGGGAGACCTCACAGAAGTCAAAGGGCAGACCAG TGGCAGTGTGTGGAGCTCCTACCGGAAAAGCTGTGTGGACATGGTAATGAAATGGCTGGTGCCAGAGAGCAGTGGTCGTTATGTCAACAGGATGACTAACGAGGCCCTTCATAAAG GCTGCTCCTTGAAATTCCTTGCCGACAACGAGCGTTACACGTGGATTGTCTTATGA
- the DCAF15 gene encoding DDB1- and CUL4-associated factor 15 isoform X2, whose amino-acid sequence MNMMMSDENHRDIYISTVAMPPLVHCPSCRDMAIAHPGDPNAKCLQHGFMLHTKYQVVYPFPTFQPAFQLKKDQVVLLNTSYSLVACAVSVHTSDDSNFCQILYDRSRQPWSPVEVSHTALISQCPVGLEEGLERDNCYCQGGAALQQPLAVPPQDTGNHVSPAVAMAKEFVADIFRRAKEAKGTAPMEEEAGSGLQCLLDSDGALGQGSSASWDLGKRLGSCLHGSGTCSSTSPGTDSISDVDGSPKDSPTASAELENQPTEPGYVNYTKLRYVMEPSDSSETEVEYEDDKISLPFVVTDLQGRNLKLLKEKAVCQGQYLTVEQLTLDFEYVINEVIRNDASWSKQFCSFSDYDIVILEVCPETNQVIINIGLLLLAFPSPDEEGQLRPKTYHTSLKVAWDLNTGIFVTVSVGDLTEVKGQTSGSVWSSYRKSCVDMVMKWLVPESSGRYVNRMTNEALHKGCSLKFLADNERYTWIVL is encoded by the exons ATGAACATGATGATGAGTGATGAAAACCATCGGGATATCTACATTAGTACAGTTGCTATGCCTCCTCTTGTGCACTGTCCCAGCTGCAGGGACATGGCCATTGCACATCCAG GTGATCCAAACGCCAAATGTTTGCAGCATGGGTTCATGCTGCACACCAAGTACCAGGTGGTGTACCCTTTCCCCACATTCCAGCCAGCATTCCAGCTTAAGAAGGACCAAGTGGTGCTGCTTAATACCAGCTATTCTCTGGTAGCTTGTGCTGTTTCTGTGCACACATCAG ATGACAGCAACTTTTGCCAAATCCTTTATGATAGGAGTCGTCAGCCCTGGTCTCCTGTTGAAGTCAGCCACACAGCTCTCATCTCACAGTGCCCTGTAGGCTTGGAAGAAGGGCTAGAAAGAGATAACTGTTACTGTCAGGGTGGAGCTGCACTGCAGCAGCCCCTCGCTGTGCCTCCGCAGGACACAGGAAACCATGTCTCCCCTGCTGTAGCTATGGCAAAGGAGTTTGTTGCGGACATCTTCCGGAGGGCCAAGGAAGCTAAAGGCACTGCCCCGATGGAAGAGGAGGCAGGCAGTGGGCTTCAGTGCCTTCTTGACTCTGATGGGGCCCTTGGCCAGGGCAGCTCAGCCTCTTGGGATCTAGGGAAGAGATTGGGGTCTTGCTTGCATGGCAGTGGCACTTGTAGCTCCACATCTCCTGGAACAGACAGCATCTCTGATGTGGATGGGTCTCCCAAAGATTCACCCACTGCCAGTGCTGAACTGGAAAACCAGCCAACAGAGCCAGGCTACGTGAACTATACTAAACTGCGTTATGTTATGGAGCCCAGTGATTCTTCTGAGACAGAAGTTG AATATGAGGATGATAAGATCTCCTTGCCATTTGTTGTGACAGACCTACAAGGAAGAAATTTGAAGCTGCTGAAGGAGAAGGCTGTCTGTCAG GGCCAATACTTAACAGTGGAGCAACTGACTTTAGATTTTGAGTATGTCATTAACGAGGTGATCCGGAACGATGCCTCAtggtccaagcagttttgctcCTTCAGTGACTACGACATCGTTATTTTGGAG GTGTGTCCAGAAACCAACCAAGTTATTATCAATATCGGACTCCTGCTCctagcctttccttctcctgatGAAGAGGGGCAGCTCAG GCCAAAGACGTATCACACTAGTCTCAAAGTTGCATGGGATCTGAACACTGGCATCTTTGTCACAGTCAGTGTGGGAGACCTCACAGAAGTCAAAGGGCAGACCAG TGGCAGTGTGTGGAGCTCCTACCGGAAAAGCTGTGTGGACATGGTAATGAAATGGCTGGTGCCAGAGAGCAGTGGTCGTTATGTCAACAGGATGACTAACGAGGCCCTTCATAAAG GCTGCTCCTTGAAATTCCTTGCCGACAACGAGCGTTACACGTGGATTGTCTTATGA